The Ailuropoda melanoleuca isolate Jingjing chromosome 9, ASM200744v2, whole genome shotgun sequence genome includes a region encoding these proteins:
- the HOMER2 gene encoding homer protein homolog 2 isoform X2: MTFTKTSQKFGQWADSRANTVFGLGFSSEQQLTKFAEKFQEVKEAARLARDKSQEKIETSSDHSQASSVNGTDDEKASHVGPADTHLKSENDKLKIALTQSAANVKKWEMELQTLRESNARLTAALQESAASVEQWKRQFSICRDENDRLRNKIDELEEQCSEIDREKERNTQLKRRIEELELELQEKETELKDLRKQSEIIPQLMSECEYVSEKLEAAERDNQNLEDKVRSLKTDIEESKYRQRHLKVELKSFLDVLDGKIDDLHDFRRGLSKLGADN, translated from the exons ATGACCTTCACCAAGACGTCGCAGAAGTTCGGGCAGTGGGCTGACAGCAGAGCCAACACAGTGTTTGGCCTGGGGTTTTCCTCGGAGCAGCAGCTGACAAAG TTTGCAGAGAAATTCCAGGAGGTAAAAGAAGCTGCCAGACTAGCCAGAGACAAGTCCCAGGAGAAAATCGAGACCTCGAGTGACCATTCCCAA GCGTCCAGCGTCAACGGGACAGACGATGAGAAGGCCTCTCACGTGGGTCCTGCTGACACACACCTCAAGTCTGAGAATGACAAGCTGAAGATCGCCTTGACACAGAG TGCCGCCAACGTGAAGAAATGGGAGATGGAGCTGCAGACCCTGCGTGAGAGCAACGCCCGGCTGACCGCGGCGCTGCAGGAGTCGGCCGCCAGCGTGGAGCAGTGGAAGAGGCAGTTCTCCATCTGCCGCGACGAGAACGACCGGCTCCGGAACAAG ATTGACGAGCTGGAAGAGCAGTGTAGCGAGatagacagagagaaggagaggaatacGCAGCTGAAGAGGAGAATCGAGGAGCTGGAGTTGGAACTGCAGGAGAAGGAGACG GAGTTGAAAGACCTCCGCAAACAAAGTGAAATCATACCTCAGCTCATGTCGGAGTGTGAATACGTCTCTGAGAAGTTAGAG GCGGCAGAGAGAGACAATCAGAACCTGGAGGACAAGGTGCGGTCCCTAAAGACCGACATTGAGGAGAGTAAGTACCGCCAGCGCCACCTGAAGGTGGAGCTGAAGAGCTTCCTGGATGTGCTGGACGGGAAGATCGACGACCTGCACGACTTCCGCCGGGGCCTCTCCAAGCTGGGGGCCGACAACTAG